Proteins encoded in a region of the Hippocampus zosterae strain Florida chromosome 11, ASM2543408v3, whole genome shotgun sequence genome:
- the opn6a gene encoding opsin 6, group member a: MEITLKAFPMKVVNIPWRNNNLSNLHSEPPLSEHGETIIGIYLLVLGWLSWFGNSLVMFVLYRQRASLQPTDFLTFNLAISDAGISVFGYSRGILEIFNIFKDDGFIISWIWTCQVDGFFTLLFGLASINTLTVISVTRYIKGCHPNKGCGISMNTIAISLICIWTGAAFWSIAPLLGWGSYTDRGYGTCEVDWSKANYSTIHKSYIISILIFCFFIPVMIMLTSYVSIINTVKSTNAMSAEGCLTSRQRKVERDVTRISIVICTAFIMAWSPYAVVSMWSAWGFHVPSTTSIVTRLFAKSASFYNPLIYFGMSSKFRKDVCTLLPCVGENGDVIRLQRFKNLKFKGEATPPPAPLPVQVLEAKYTVKEAMQYNPESDSGVNSPPRTPPFHKQEIFHINLPSHIETSEYFCDRL, translated from the exons ATGGAAATAACACTGAAGGCTTTTCCTATGAAGGTTGTCAATATTCCATGGAGGAATAACAACCTGAGTAATCTGCATTCAGAGCCTCCGCTGTCTGAACATGGAGAGACGATCATTGGGATCTACTTGCTGGTTTTAG GTTGGCTGTCGTGGTTTGGTAATAGCCTCGTGATGTTTGTCCTGTACCGACAAAGGGCTTCTCTACAACCTACAGATTTCCTCACTTTTAATCTTGCCATCTCGGATGCCGGCATCTCAGTATTTGGTTACTCTAGAGGAATTTTGGAAATATTCAATATCTTTAAGGACGATGGTTTTATAATCTCCTGGATTTGGACCTGTCAG GTGGATGGTTTCTTCACGTTGCTATTTGGCCTGGCGAGCATCAACACTTTGACCGTAATCAGTGTCACCAGATACATCAAGGGATGCCACCCCAACAAAG gttgcGGCATCAGCATGAACACCATTGCAATATCACTGATCTGCATTTGGACCGGAGCAGCATTTTGGTCCATTGCACCATTGCTGGGCTGGGGCAGTTACACAG ATCGAGGATATGGAACCTGTGAGGTGGACTGGTCCAAAGCCAATTACTCCACTATCCACAAGTCTTACATCATCTCCATTCtcattttctgcttcttcatccCTGTAATGATCATGCTCACCTCCTACGTTTCCATCATCAACACGGTCAAAAGCACTAATGCCATGTCAGCCGAAGGTTGCCTCACTTCCCGCCAAAGGAAGGTGGAGAGAGACGTCACAAGG ATTTCCATTGTAATTTGCACGGCTTTCATCATGGCCTGGTCGCCCTATGCAGTCGTGTCCATGTGGTCTGCTTGGGGGTTCCATGTGCCAAGCACAACCAGCATCGTCACCCGGCTCTTCGCCAAGTCGGCCAGCTTCTACAACCCGCTCATCTATTTCGGCATGAGCTCCAAATTTCGCAAGGACGTGTGCACCCTGCTGCCATGCGTAGGGGAAAACGGAGATGTGATCCGTCTGCAACGCTTTAAAAATCTGAAGTTTAAGGGTGAGGCCACGCCCCCACCAGCACCACTTCCTGTCCAGGTACTGGAGGCCAAATACACAGTGAAAGAAGCGATGCAATACAATCCTGAGAGTGACTCGGGAGTCAATAGTCCTCCTCGGACTCCTCCATTTCACAAACAAGAGATCTTCCATATTAATTTGCCCTCACATATCGAAACATCAGAATATTTCTGTGACAGACTTTAA